A region of Micromonospora sp. WMMD882 DNA encodes the following proteins:
- a CDS encoding CHAT domain-containing protein, which yields MLDEYATGRDPALILGRGPVADAARLVELAEPGSPERDDVLATAGLLHWYRYLLLPEPDDERELDRSLDLFAKVDNNRADLMPVAVRQLLRPSGDAGEDDDGHPSRPDPHRTEWGVLGERLLADYWDSPDPEVLHTAITFLQHAWGAFEDDPGVESRSVGHARGLHLLALARYESYRRGDDLSDLHAAVDAARASLRAGALDDLAAGYRFSHLSLMIRDRYERLARFADLDEAVRLAQAAVSAIGFGEKPPADLATNLGLVRLSRFRHDRHLPSLDEAVRWLELAAADDGRADQWSNLSVALRQRYGATRRRDDLDRAVAAAAEAVGVAEGHPDRARYLSNLALALAGRHEVTGNVDDLDRAVAAAAEAVGVAEGHPDRARYLSNLAVALAGRHEVTGNVDDLDRAVAAAAEAARTTPHDHPDRADRLATLAGTLQAHGRSDEALPLLREAARQDIGWPAVRLAAARGWARLAAERGDFAEAVTGFTTATTLVQLLVSGGLSPQALRFSHAFQGLTADAVASALHSGETHRALELWEQGRNISLERELQLRSDVTPLAARHPELADRFVRLRDDLIAPPAEASPDERFAAIRQADRRFQLAREWNHLLSRIRELPGFADFLRPPRAFDLLGVGDEGPVVMINVSRHRSDALLITDGVLEVVPLPRATPEAVRAVTADFIAASQRMRADRSELRGVLTWLWDAISGPVLARLGLQGHPDTGKRPRLWWCPAGEVALLPLHAAGREDEPRGSVPDLVISSYTPTLRALLQARQSRPGTRVDPRMVAVALEKTPGLHVLPAVERDLRTLVERFPGNLTSLTDASATRAAVLAAMRDSEFLHFACHAATDPTDPLASSLLLADGRLTVADLLRQGAGRGELAVLAACQTAATDMSFSDEPVHLASALQLAGYRHVVGTLWNVLDQAAAQLTEEFYAAFTRYGQDSRQAAQALDDAIRTLRHRFPDQTYDWLAYVHMGP from the coding sequence GTGCTCGACGAGTACGCGACGGGTCGGGACCCCGCCCTGATTCTGGGGCGGGGACCGGTGGCCGACGCTGCCCGGCTCGTCGAGCTGGCCGAGCCGGGCAGCCCTGAGCGGGACGACGTGTTGGCCACGGCTGGCCTGCTCCACTGGTATCGGTATCTGCTGCTGCCGGAGCCGGACGACGAGCGGGAGCTGGACCGGTCGCTGGATCTGTTCGCCAAGGTGGATAACAACCGGGCAGACCTGATGCCGGTGGCTGTCCGCCAACTGCTCCGTCCGTCGGGTGACGCCGGGGAGGACGACGACGGACACCCGTCACGTCCCGACCCCCACCGAACGGAATGGGGCGTCCTCGGCGAACGTCTGCTCGCCGACTACTGGGACAGCCCGGACCCCGAGGTGCTCCACACGGCGATCACTTTTCTTCAGCACGCCTGGGGTGCCTTCGAGGACGACCCGGGCGTCGAGTCCCGGTCCGTTGGTCACGCCCGCGGCCTGCATCTTCTCGCGTTGGCGAGGTACGAGTCGTATCGTCGTGGCGACGATCTGTCCGATCTCCATGCCGCCGTCGACGCGGCACGCGCGTCGCTGCGGGCCGGGGCCCTCGACGACCTGGCGGCGGGGTACCGCTTCTCGCACCTCAGTCTCATGATCCGTGACCGCTACGAGCGGCTCGCACGCTTCGCGGACCTGGACGAAGCGGTCCGGCTTGCCCAGGCGGCTGTGTCGGCCATCGGCTTCGGTGAAAAGCCGCCTGCCGACCTGGCGACGAACCTCGGCCTGGTCAGGCTGAGCCGTTTCCGCCACGATCGTCATCTGCCGAGTCTGGATGAAGCTGTGCGCTGGCTGGAGCTTGCGGCTGCCGACGACGGTCGAGCCGACCAGTGGTCGAACCTCAGTGTCGCGCTACGACAGCGGTACGGCGCCACCCGTCGACGTGATGATCTTGATCGGGCGGTCGCGGCGGCGGCGGAGGCGGTGGGTGTCGCCGAGGGGCATCCGGATCGGGCTCGTTATCTCTCCAATCTCGCCCTTGCCCTGGCTGGCCGGCACGAGGTGACCGGAAACGTCGATGATCTTGATCGGGCGGTCGCGGCGGCGGCGGAGGCGGTGGGTGTCGCCGAGGGGCATCCGGATCGGGCTCGTTATCTCTCCAATCTCGCCGTCGCCCTGGCTGGCCGGCACGAGGTGACCGGAAACGTCGATGATCTTGATCGGGCGGTCGCGGCGGCGGCGGAGGCGGCGCGGACCACTCCTCATGATCACCCGGACCGAGCCGACCGGTTGGCGACGTTGGCCGGCACGCTCCAGGCTCATGGGCGGTCGGACGAGGCCCTACCGCTCCTGCGTGAGGCTGCCCGGCAAGACATCGGTTGGCCGGCAGTTCGCCTTGCTGCTGCCCGGGGATGGGCGCGGCTGGCAGCCGAAAGGGGCGATTTCGCCGAGGCGGTCACGGGGTTCACCACGGCGACGACGCTGGTCCAGCTTCTGGTGTCGGGCGGCCTCAGCCCGCAGGCTCTCCGCTTCTCCCATGCGTTCCAGGGACTGACCGCCGACGCGGTCGCGAGCGCTTTGCACAGTGGGGAAACGCATCGTGCGTTGGAACTGTGGGAACAGGGCCGCAACATCTCACTCGAACGGGAACTCCAACTGCGCTCCGACGTGACACCACTCGCCGCCCGACATCCCGAGTTGGCGGACCGGTTCGTGCGACTCCGGGACGACCTGATCGCGCCGCCGGCGGAGGCATCACCCGACGAGCGGTTCGCGGCGATCCGGCAAGCCGACCGCCGGTTCCAACTCGCCCGGGAATGGAATCATCTCCTGTCACGGATCCGTGAGCTCCCCGGCTTCGCGGACTTTCTACGCCCGCCCCGGGCCTTCGACCTGCTCGGGGTCGGGGACGAAGGTCCGGTGGTGATGATCAACGTGAGCCGTCACCGATCCGACGCGCTGCTGATCACGGACGGCGTGCTGGAGGTCGTGCCACTGCCGAGGGCGACCCCGGAAGCGGTACGCGCCGTGACGGCCGACTTCATCGCCGCTTCCCAGCGGATGCGGGCCGACCGATCCGAGCTCCGCGGGGTACTCACCTGGCTCTGGGACGCCATCAGTGGGCCGGTGCTCGCCCGGCTCGGCCTGCAGGGGCACCCTGACACCGGGAAGCGTCCACGGTTGTGGTGGTGCCCTGCCGGGGAAGTGGCGCTGCTGCCACTGCACGCCGCGGGTCGGGAGGACGAACCACGCGGCTCCGTGCCGGATCTCGTGATCTCCTCGTACACCCCGACCCTGCGGGCACTCCTACAGGCTCGACAGTCCCGACCGGGCACCCGAGTCGACCCACGGATGGTTGCGGTCGCGCTGGAGAAAACCCCTGGCCTTCACGTGCTGCCCGCGGTCGAACGAGACCTCCGGACGCTCGTCGAGCGGTTTCCGGGTAACTTGACCTCGTTGACTGACGCCAGCGCTACCCGGGCGGCGGTGTTGGCCGCGATGCGGGACAGCGAATTCCTGCACTTCGCCTGCCACGCCGCGACCGATCCCACGGACCCCCTGGCCAGCAGTCTGCTGCTCGCCGACGGTCGACTCACCGTGGCGGACCTGCTGCGCCAAGGCGCCGGGCGTGGTGAGTTGGCCGTCCTGGCCGCCTGCCAGACCGCGGCGACCGACATGTCGTTCTCCGACGAGCCGGTCCACCTCGCCTCGGCACTGCAACTCGCCGGTTACCGGCATGTCGTCGGCACCCTGTGGAACGTCCTCGATCAGGCCGCCGCCCAGCTCACCGAGGAGTTCTACGCCGCTTTCACCCGGTACGGCCAGGACAGTCGGCAGGCTGCGCAGGCACTCGACGATGCCATACGGACACTGCGGCACCGTTTTCCTGACCAGACGTACGACTGGCTGGCGTACGTCCACATGGGCCCCTGA
- a CDS encoding sigma-70 family RNA polymerase sigma factor yields the protein MNVESNVPGEQPEPDESAAGQPSPPGDGTGVSRDLGMAVLPSPGVVDQQPRWVITNESGDAVRGEIRLPEAAPEHRTAFDFDEFYVTYYDRLVGALYSYCAGDRVLAEDVAQATFLKAFEHRDELATKLSPYAWLRTVAIRAAQDVFRGERRRKTREQERELLVARIDEWEARAWLLAIRELPEPENRVLWSRFVLGYERQVIADELGMSLRSVDHHIKRGVGRLRRNIGLGGED from the coding sequence GTGAACGTCGAATCCAACGTTCCAGGGGAGCAACCGGAACCGGATGAGTCAGCGGCCGGACAACCGAGCCCTCCCGGGGACGGTACCGGCGTCTCCAGGGATCTCGGAATGGCGGTTCTCCCCTCGCCCGGGGTCGTCGACCAGCAACCTCGGTGGGTGATCACCAACGAGTCGGGCGATGCCGTCAGAGGTGAGATCCGGCTGCCGGAGGCCGCCCCTGAGCACCGCACGGCCTTCGATTTCGACGAGTTCTATGTGACCTACTACGACCGGCTGGTGGGCGCCCTGTACTCGTACTGCGCGGGTGACCGCGTGCTGGCGGAGGACGTGGCGCAGGCGACGTTCCTCAAGGCGTTCGAGCACCGTGACGAACTCGCCACGAAGCTCAGCCCGTACGCGTGGCTCCGGACCGTGGCGATCCGAGCCGCGCAGGACGTGTTCCGTGGGGAACGACGACGGAAGACCCGGGAGCAGGAGCGTGAACTGCTCGTGGCTCGGATCGACGAGTGGGAAGCCCGGGCGTGGCTGCTCGCCATTCGTGAACTTCCAGAACCCGAGAACAGAGTGCTGTGGTCCCGGTTCGTCCTCGGGTACGAGCGGCAGGTGATCGCGGACGAGTTGGGCATGTCGCTCCGTTCCGTCGACCACCACATCAAGCGCGGCGTCGGTCGGCTGCGGCGGAACATCGGCCTCGGCGGGGAGGACTGA